The segment AAAGTAGAGTTCTATGTTATCAAGCCGGTATTTGTCCAGAATATACTCCACCGTCTCCACCGAGTACGAAAGTCCGTCTCGGGTCTTTTCCACATCCGAAAAGGAAAAAACCGGATTGCCCTCAATCGCCAGGCGGATCATCTGCTCACGATGGTAGAAAGGGGTAATTGCAGCGTCCAGCTTGTGTGGCGGCCGAGACGCAGGCACAAATATGATCCTGTTCAGCTCGAAAATCTCCAGCATCTCCACGGCGCACCGCAAATGACCGAAATGAACCGGGTCAAAAGTCCCTCCGAATAACCCCCATTTACGAACAGTCCCTTTTTCTTTCATATCCGCACCTGTCCATTTCCATAAATAATGAATTTTGTCGTAGTCAGCTCTTCGAGCCCCATCGGTCCAAACGCGTGAAGTTTGGTCGTGCTGATGCCGATTTCCGCTCCCAATCCCAGCTCGAAGCCATCGTTGAAACGCGTTGAGGCATTGACCAGCACCGCCGAGGAATTGACCTCCTGGATAAAGCGCTGCGCCCGGCTATAGTTTTCGGTAACTATGGATTCAGTATGCAGAGAACCGTACTTCTCGATATGGGCGATTGCGGCATCGAGATCGTCAACTACCCGAATTGCCAGAATCAGATCGAGGTATTCCCTGCTCCAGTCAGCATCCGTAGCCGGCGCCGCCTCCGACAGGATTTCCCTTGTTTTTTCGCAACCTCTTAAAGTTACGCCTGCTTGCCGAA is part of the Syntrophobacterales bacterium genome and harbors:
- the nadD gene encoding nicotinate-nucleotide adenylyltransferase — encoded protein: MKEKGTVRKWGLFGGTFDPVHFGHLRCAVEMLEIFELNRIIFVPASRPPHKLDAAITPFYHREQMIRLAIEGNPVFSFSDVEKTRDGLSYSVETVEYILDKYRLDNIELYFIVGQDAFHAITTWKDWERLLLLCHFAVMTRPGYVNKGLGEILGEDFSSRFVREDAVDGFRGPTGHLICFREVTFLDIASSGVRRRAKEGRDIRYLVPEEIRHYIERNALYK